From Coturnix japonica isolate 7356 chromosome 1, Coturnix japonica 2.1, whole genome shotgun sequence, the proteins below share one genomic window:
- the CRY1 gene encoding cryptochrome-1 isoform X1: MGVNAVHWFRKGLRLHDNPALRECIRGADTVRCVYILDPWFAGSSNVGINRWRFLLQCLEDLDANLRKLNSRLFVIRGQPADVFPRLFKEWSIAKLSIEYDSEPFGKERDAAIKKLASEAGVEVIVRISHTLYDLDKIIELNGGQPPLTYKRFQTLISRMEPLEMPVETITPEVMQKCTTPVSDDHDEKYGVPSLEELGFDTDGLPSAVWPGGETEALTRLERHLERKAWVANFERPRMNANSLLASPTGLSPYLRFGCLSCRLFYFKLTDLYKKVKKNSSPPLSLYGQLLWREFFYTAATNNPRFDKMEGNPICVQIPWDKNPEALAKWAEGRTGFPWIDAIMTQLRQEGWIHHFARHAVACFLTRGDLWISWEEGMKVFEELLLDADWSVNAGSWMWLSCSSFFQQFFHCYCPVGFGRRTDPNGDYIRRYLPVLRGFPAKYIYDPWNAPESVQKAAKCVIGVNYPKPMVNHAEASRLNIERMKQIYQQLSRYRGLGLLATVPSNPNGNGNGGLMSFSPGESISGCSSAGGAQLGSCDGQTAGVQTCALGDSHTGGSGVQQQGYCQASSILRYAHGDNQQSHLMQPVSGRASLGTGISAGKRPNPEEETQSVGPKVQRQSTN, from the exons GTTTCTGCTTCAGTGTCTTGAGGATCTTGATGCCAATCTACGGAAACTGAATTCACGTTTGTTTGTTATTCGTGGACAGCCAGCAGATGTTTTCCCCAGGCTTTTTAAG gaATGGAGCATTGCAAAACTGTCTATTGAATACGACTCGGAACCATTTGGCAAGGAGAGAGATGCAGCAATTAAGAAGCTGGCTAGTGAAGCTGGAGTGGAGGTCATCGTTCGAATTTCTCACACATTATATGACCTAGACAA aattatagaattaaaTGGAGGACAGCCACCTCTTACTTACAAGCGATTCCAGACTCTGATTAGTAGAATGGAACCTCTGGAGATGCCAGTGGAGACTATAACCCCGGAGGTAATGCAGAAATGTACCACTCCAGTTTCCGATGACCACGATGAGAAATACGGTGTCCCGTCGCTTGAAGAGCTAG gttttgaCACAGATGGTCTGCCTTCTGCTGTATGGCCTGGGGGAGAAACAGAAGCTCTCACACGACTGGAGAGACATCTAGAACGAAAG gCTTGGGTAGCAAACTTTGAAAGACCACGAATGAATGCCAATTCCCTTCTGGCAAGCCCTACAGGGCTTAGTCCCTACCTCCGCTTTGGCTGTTTGTCCTGTCGACTCTTTTATTTCAAGTTAACGGACCTGTACAAAAAG GTAAAAAAGAACagctcccctcccctctccctctaTGGCCAGCTGTTATGGCGTGAATTTTTCTACACAGCGGCAACTAACAATCCACGGTTTGATAAAATGGAGGGGAATCCTATCTGTGTTCAAATTCCGTGGGATAAGAATCCTGAGGCTTTGGCCAAATGGGCAGAAGGCAGGACAGGTTTCCCTTGGATTGATGCAATCATGACCCAGCTGCGACAAGAAGGCTGGATCCACCACTTTGCCCGGCACGCTGTGGCCTGCTTTTTGACTCGAGGTGACCTCTGGATTAGCTGGGAAGAAGGAATGAAG GTCTTTGAAGAGCTCTTACTTGATGCAGATTGGAGCGTGAATGCTGggagctggatgtggctgtCCTGTAGTTCcttctttcagcagttttttcACTGCTACTGTCCAGTGGGTTTTGGCAGAAGAACTGACCCAAATGGAGATTACATCAG acgTTATTTGCCTGTACTTAGAGGCTTCCCTGCAAAATACATCTATGATCCTTGGAATGCCCCAGAGAGTGTCCAGAAGGCTGCAAAATGTGTGATAGGAGTTAACTATCCCAAACCAATGGTAAACCATGCAGAAGCAAGCCGTCTGAATATTGAGAGGATGAAACAAATTTACCAGCAGCTTTCACGATACAGAGGACTGG GTCTTCTTGCAACAGTGCCTTCTAAtccaaatggaaatggaaatggtgGCCTAATGAGCTTTTCACCAGGAGAAAGCATTTCTGGTTGTAGCAGTGCAGGAG GAGCTCAGCTGGGATCCTGTGACGGTCAGACAGCTGGCGTTCAGACATGTGCCCTGGGAGACTCTCATACAGGAGGAAGTGGAGTTCAGCAGCAAG GTTACTGTCAAGCAAGTAGTATCTTACGCTACGCTCATGGAGACAATCAGCAATCACACTTAATGCAGCCag TGTCAGGAAGAGCATCTCTTGGTACTGGCATTAGCGCTGGGAAACGCCCAAATCCAGAAGAAGAAACTCAAAGTGTTGGGCCAAAAGTCCAGCGGCAGAGCACCAATTAA
- the CRY1 gene encoding cryptochrome-1 isoform X2: MGVNAVHWFRKGLRLHDNPALRECIRGADTVRCVYILDPWFAGSSNVGINRWRFLLQCLEDLDANLRKLNSRLFVIRGQPADVFPRLFKEWSIAKLSIEYDSEPFGKERDAAIKKLASEAGVEVIVRISHTLYDLDKIIELNGGQPPLTYKRFQTLISRMEPLEMPVETITPEVMQKCTTPVSDDHDEKYGVPSLEELGFDTDGLPSAVWPGGETEALTRLERHLERKAWVANFERPRMNANSLLASPTGLSPYLRFGCLSCRLFYFKLTDLYKKVKKNSSPPLSLYGQLLWREFFYTAATNNPRFDKMEGNPICVQIPWDKNPEALAKWAEGRTGFPWIDAIMTQLRQEGWIHHFARHAVACFLTRGDLWISWEEGMKVFEELLLDADWSVNAGSWMWLSCSSFFQQFFHCYCPVGFGRRTDPNGDYIRRYLPVLRGFPAKYIYDPWNAPESVQKAAKCVIGVNYPKPMVNHAEASRLNIERMKQIYQQLSRYRGLGLLATVPSNPNGNGNGGLMSFSPGESISGCSSAGGAQLGSCDGQTAGVQTCALGDSHTGGSGVQQQGYCQASSILRYAHGDNQQSHLMQPGRASLGTGISAGKRPNPEEETQSVGPKVQRQSTN; this comes from the exons GTTTCTGCTTCAGTGTCTTGAGGATCTTGATGCCAATCTACGGAAACTGAATTCACGTTTGTTTGTTATTCGTGGACAGCCAGCAGATGTTTTCCCCAGGCTTTTTAAG gaATGGAGCATTGCAAAACTGTCTATTGAATACGACTCGGAACCATTTGGCAAGGAGAGAGATGCAGCAATTAAGAAGCTGGCTAGTGAAGCTGGAGTGGAGGTCATCGTTCGAATTTCTCACACATTATATGACCTAGACAA aattatagaattaaaTGGAGGACAGCCACCTCTTACTTACAAGCGATTCCAGACTCTGATTAGTAGAATGGAACCTCTGGAGATGCCAGTGGAGACTATAACCCCGGAGGTAATGCAGAAATGTACCACTCCAGTTTCCGATGACCACGATGAGAAATACGGTGTCCCGTCGCTTGAAGAGCTAG gttttgaCACAGATGGTCTGCCTTCTGCTGTATGGCCTGGGGGAGAAACAGAAGCTCTCACACGACTGGAGAGACATCTAGAACGAAAG gCTTGGGTAGCAAACTTTGAAAGACCACGAATGAATGCCAATTCCCTTCTGGCAAGCCCTACAGGGCTTAGTCCCTACCTCCGCTTTGGCTGTTTGTCCTGTCGACTCTTTTATTTCAAGTTAACGGACCTGTACAAAAAG GTAAAAAAGAACagctcccctcccctctccctctaTGGCCAGCTGTTATGGCGTGAATTTTTCTACACAGCGGCAACTAACAATCCACGGTTTGATAAAATGGAGGGGAATCCTATCTGTGTTCAAATTCCGTGGGATAAGAATCCTGAGGCTTTGGCCAAATGGGCAGAAGGCAGGACAGGTTTCCCTTGGATTGATGCAATCATGACCCAGCTGCGACAAGAAGGCTGGATCCACCACTTTGCCCGGCACGCTGTGGCCTGCTTTTTGACTCGAGGTGACCTCTGGATTAGCTGGGAAGAAGGAATGAAG GTCTTTGAAGAGCTCTTACTTGATGCAGATTGGAGCGTGAATGCTGggagctggatgtggctgtCCTGTAGTTCcttctttcagcagttttttcACTGCTACTGTCCAGTGGGTTTTGGCAGAAGAACTGACCCAAATGGAGATTACATCAG acgTTATTTGCCTGTACTTAGAGGCTTCCCTGCAAAATACATCTATGATCCTTGGAATGCCCCAGAGAGTGTCCAGAAGGCTGCAAAATGTGTGATAGGAGTTAACTATCCCAAACCAATGGTAAACCATGCAGAAGCAAGCCGTCTGAATATTGAGAGGATGAAACAAATTTACCAGCAGCTTTCACGATACAGAGGACTGG GTCTTCTTGCAACAGTGCCTTCTAAtccaaatggaaatggaaatggtgGCCTAATGAGCTTTTCACCAGGAGAAAGCATTTCTGGTTGTAGCAGTGCAGGAG GAGCTCAGCTGGGATCCTGTGACGGTCAGACAGCTGGCGTTCAGACATGTGCCCTGGGAGACTCTCATACAGGAGGAAGTGGAGTTCAGCAGCAAG GTTACTGTCAAGCAAGTAGTATCTTACGCTACGCTCATGGAGACAATCAGCAATCACACTTAATGCAGCCag GAAGAGCATCTCTTGGTACTGGCATTAGCGCTGGGAAACGCCCAAATCCAGAAGAAGAAACTCAAAGTGTTGGGCCAAAAGTCCAGCGGCAGAGCACCAATTAA